One window of Oscillibacter hominis genomic DNA carries:
- the cysK gene encoding cysteine synthase A, with protein sequence MNVSRTVTDLVGHTPLLELRRFGQGLPATILAKLEYLNPAGSAKDRVAKAMVEDAEKRGLLKSGSVLIEPTSGNTGIGLASVAAARGYRIILTMPETMSAERRALLKAYGAELVLTEGAKGMQGAVDKAEELARTIPGSFLPGQFVNPANPAAHYATTGPEIWEDTEGHVDFFVAGVGTGGTLTGAGRYLKEQNPNLKVVAVEPASSPLLSQGKAGPHGLQGIGANFIPDTLDRSVYDEILTVSDEDAYRTGRSIARQEGVLVGITSGAALWAAAELAKRPENRGKVIVALLPDSGERYLSTPLFSE encoded by the coding sequence ATGAACGTTTCTCGCACCGTCACCGACCTGGTGGGCCACACCCCTCTTTTGGAGCTGCGGCGGTTTGGGCAGGGCCTCCCGGCCACGATACTGGCAAAATTGGAGTATCTCAACCCCGCCGGCAGCGCCAAGGACCGGGTGGCCAAGGCCATGGTGGAGGACGCGGAAAAAAGGGGCCTTCTGAAAAGCGGCTCCGTCCTCATCGAGCCCACCTCCGGCAACACCGGCATTGGCCTTGCCTCCGTGGCCGCCGCCCGGGGCTACCGCATCATCCTCACCATGCCGGAGACCATGAGCGCGGAGCGCCGGGCGCTGCTGAAGGCCTACGGCGCCGAACTGGTGCTGACAGAGGGCGCAAAGGGGATGCAGGGCGCGGTGGACAAGGCGGAGGAGCTGGCCAGAACCATCCCGGGCAGCTTCCTCCCCGGCCAATTTGTCAATCCCGCCAACCCGGCGGCCCACTACGCCACAACAGGCCCTGAGATCTGGGAGGACACAGAGGGCCATGTGGACTTCTTTGTGGCTGGCGTGGGCACCGGCGGCACGCTCACGGGCGCGGGCCGGTATCTGAAGGAGCAGAATCCCAATCTGAAGGTGGTGGCGGTGGAGCCCGCCTCCTCCCCTCTGCTGTCCCAGGGCAAGGCCGGCCCCCACGGCCTTCAGGGCATCGGGGCCAACTTCATCCCCGACACGCTGGACCGGAGCGTCTACGATGAAATTCTGACGGTCAGCGACGAGGATGCCTATCGAACTGGCCGTTCCATCGCCCGCCAGGAAGGGGTTTTGGTGGGCATCACTTCCGGAGCCGCCCTCTGGGCCGCGGCTGAGCTGGCCAAGAGGCCGGAAAACCGGGGAAAGGTCATCGTCGCCCTGCTCCCGGACAGCGGCGAGCGGTATCTCTCCACCCCTCTCTTTTCTGAATAG
- a CDS encoding MetQ/NlpA family ABC transporter substrate-binding protein yields MNKKVLSLILALALSLSLAACGSSGNGSASGSGSQSGSGSSSAETVVLKVAASPTPHAQILEQVKPVLAEQGIDLQITEYGDYVVPNTAVEEGDEDVNYFQHQPYLDEFNEGNGTHLVSVATIHYEPFGIYPGKTASLEDLPDGATVGVPSDVTNEARALQLLEAQGLIKLKEGAGLNATPNDIEENPKNLQFKELEAAMLPNVTSEVDIAVINGNYALQAGFSSAQDAIALEDSSSEAAQTFANVIVVKEGNENNAAVLALVEALKSDAVRDYINDTFQGNVLPIF; encoded by the coding sequence ATGAACAAGAAGGTATTGTCTCTCATCCTGGCCCTGGCCCTGAGCCTGTCCCTGGCCGCCTGCGGCAGCAGCGGAAACGGCAGCGCCTCCGGCTCCGGTTCTCAGTCCGGCAGCGGGAGCAGCTCCGCCGAAACCGTGGTTTTGAAGGTCGCCGCCTCTCCCACGCCCCACGCCCAGATCCTGGAGCAGGTGAAGCCCGTCCTGGCCGAGCAGGGCATCGATCTGCAGATCACCGAATACGGCGATTACGTGGTCCCCAACACCGCTGTGGAAGAGGGGGACGAGGACGTGAACTACTTCCAGCACCAGCCCTATCTGGATGAGTTCAACGAGGGCAACGGCACTCACCTGGTCAGCGTGGCCACCATCCACTATGAGCCCTTCGGCATCTACCCGGGCAAGACCGCCTCTTTGGAAGACCTGCCTGACGGCGCCACCGTGGGCGTGCCCAGCGATGTGACCAACGAGGCCCGCGCACTGCAGCTGCTGGAGGCCCAGGGCCTGATCAAGCTGAAGGAGGGCGCCGGATTGAACGCCACCCCCAACGACATCGAGGAAAACCCCAAGAACCTGCAGTTCAAGGAGTTGGAGGCAGCCATGCTGCCCAACGTCACCTCTGAGGTGGACATCGCTGTCATCAACGGCAACTATGCCCTGCAGGCCGGCTTCTCCTCCGCCCAGGACGCCATCGCCCTGGAGGATTCCTCCTCCGAAGCCGCCCAGACCTTTGCCAACGTCATCGTGGTGAAGGAGGGCAACGAAAACAATGCCGCAGTTCTGGCTCTGGTGGAGGCGCTGAAGTCTGACGCCGTCCGCGACTACATCAACGACACCTTCCAGGGCAACGTGCTGCCCATCTTCTAA
- a CDS encoding methionine ABC transporter permease, producing the protein MLDLFTSGFWSEYGKLLLDGTCDTLVMVLVSTVFAYVIGLPLGVLLVLTQPHGIWPHRMLNRILGWIINIGRSLPFIILMIAIMDFTKLIVGTKIGVKGAIVPLIVSAAPFIARMVETSLAEVDAGVVEAAQSMGASIPQIVWKVYLPEAMPSLVLGGSISVITILAYTAIAGAVGAGGLGDLAIRYGYQRNVPAMMLATVILLIVLVQVIQSVFSLLSAKLDKRLK; encoded by the coding sequence ATGCTTGATCTCTTTACCTCCGGCTTTTGGTCCGAATACGGTAAGCTGCTCTTGGACGGCACCTGCGACACACTGGTGATGGTCCTTGTGTCCACGGTGTTCGCCTATGTGATCGGCCTTCCTCTGGGGGTGCTGCTGGTCCTGACCCAGCCCCACGGCATCTGGCCCCACAGGATGCTCAACCGCATCCTGGGCTGGATCATCAACATCGGCCGGAGCCTGCCCTTCATCATCCTGATGATCGCCATCATGGACTTCACCAAGCTGATCGTGGGCACCAAGATCGGCGTCAAGGGCGCCATTGTTCCGCTGATCGTCTCCGCCGCGCCTTTCATCGCCCGCATGGTGGAGACCTCCCTGGCCGAGGTGGACGCCGGTGTGGTGGAGGCGGCCCAGTCCATGGGAGCGTCCATCCCCCAGATCGTCTGGAAGGTCTATCTGCCGGAAGCCATGCCCTCGCTGGTGCTGGGCGGCTCCATCTCCGTCATCACCATCCTCGCCTACACCGCCATCGCGGGCGCCGTGGGCGCGGGAGGGCTGGGTGACCTGGCCATCCGCTACGGATACCAGAGAAACGTCCCCGCAATGATGTTAGCCACGGTCATCCTGCTGATCGTGCTGGTGCAGGTCATTCAATCCGTTTTCAGTTTGCTGTCAGCCAAGCTTGACAAGCGCTTGAAATAA
- a CDS encoding methionine ABC transporter ATP-binding protein translates to MIQIEHLSKTFGTGEGAVTALNDITLSVEAGEIFGIIGLSGAGKSTLVRCMNLLERPTGGSVRVNGAEITSLRPKELRQARRSISMIFQSFNLLMQRTCLKNICFPLEINGVGAEQAKNRAMELLDLVGLSDKADAYPVQLSGGQKQRIAIARALATDPKVLLCDEATSALDPTTTQSILALLKDLNEKLGVTVVVITHQMSVIEEICSRVAILDGGSVAEQGRVEDIFSNPTTDAARRLVYPGGAQIEQFPAQRVVRVAFNGGSAYEPLIASLAIECGVKANILGADTRNVNGKAFGTMLLGLPGDPNEAAKALSYIRAQPDVTVEEVEENA, encoded by the coding sequence ATTATTCAGATTGAGCACCTGAGCAAGACCTTTGGCACCGGCGAGGGAGCCGTGACGGCGCTCAACGATATCACCTTATCCGTGGAAGCCGGGGAGATTTTCGGCATCATCGGCCTCTCCGGCGCGGGGAAGTCCACGCTGGTGCGCTGTATGAACCTGCTGGAGCGCCCCACCGGCGGCTCCGTGCGGGTCAACGGCGCGGAGATCACGTCTCTGCGCCCCAAGGAGCTGCGCCAAGCCCGCCGGTCCATCAGCATGATTTTCCAAAGCTTCAACCTGCTGATGCAGCGCACCTGCCTCAAAAACATCTGCTTCCCCCTGGAGATCAACGGGGTCGGCGCCGAGCAGGCCAAAAATCGGGCCATGGAGCTGCTGGACCTGGTCGGGCTGTCCGATAAGGCCGACGCCTACCCGGTGCAGCTCTCCGGCGGCCAGAAGCAGCGCATCGCCATCGCCCGCGCCCTGGCCACCGACCCCAAGGTGCTGCTGTGCGACGAGGCCACCTCCGCCCTGGACCCCACCACCACCCAGTCCATTCTGGCGCTGCTGAAAGATTTAAATGAGAAGCTTGGCGTCACGGTGGTGGTCATCACCCATCAGATGAGCGTCATCGAAGAGATTTGCTCCCGGGTCGCCATCCTGGACGGCGGGTCGGTGGCTGAACAGGGCCGGGTGGAAGACATTTTCTCCAACCCCACCACCGACGCGGCCCGGCGTTTGGTCTACCCCGGCGGCGCCCAGATCGAGCAGTTCCCCGCCCAGCGGGTGGTCCGGGTGGCCTTCAACGGCGGCTCCGCCTACGAGCCCCTGATCGCGTCGCTGGCCATTGAGTGCGGCGTCAAGGCGAACATCTTGGGCGCCGACACCCGCAACGTCAACGGCAAGGCCTTCGGCACCATGCTCCTGGGCCTTCCGGGAGACCCCAACGAGGCCGCAAAGGCCCTCTCCTACATCCGGGCCCAGCCCGACGTCACGGTGGAGGAGGTGGAAGAAAATGCTTGA
- a CDS encoding DUF368 domain-containing protein encodes MSDREEKKNWVLGLICGALMGGGAILPGVSGGVLCVVFGYYRPMMEILTHPKRGLSKYWRMFVPVAMGWVLGFFGFAKLIAVLFSASELLATWLFIGLIVGTMPSLFREAGKEGRGWPSWAALTVCALAMGAGLYYVGHVATVQVEPNFWWYTFCGFLWGLGIVIPGMTTASILMSLGLYQHLTEGISNLDIVVMTAWIPGLVVTVALLSRLMSYLFRAHYSVAFHGVVGIVIASTVMIIPTAYTGAGEALGAAVCFFGGFAIAFLLDQIE; translated from the coding sequence ATGAGCGACAGGGAAGAGAAAAAAAACTGGGTTCTTGGGCTGATTTGCGGCGCACTGATGGGCGGCGGCGCGATTTTGCCGGGCGTCAGCGGCGGCGTGCTGTGCGTGGTGTTTGGCTACTACCGCCCCATGATGGAAATTCTGACCCACCCCAAGCGGGGGCTGAGCAAATACTGGCGGATGTTCGTGCCCGTGGCGATGGGCTGGGTGCTGGGCTTTTTCGGCTTTGCCAAGCTGATTGCCGTCTTGTTCAGCGCCTCGGAGCTGCTGGCCACCTGGCTTTTTATCGGTTTGATCGTGGGCACCATGCCCTCGCTTTTCCGGGAGGCGGGAAAGGAGGGCCGCGGATGGCCCTCCTGGGCGGCGTTGACAGTCTGTGCCCTTGCCATGGGGGCAGGGCTTTATTATGTGGGCCATGTTGCCACCGTGCAGGTGGAGCCTAACTTCTGGTGGTACACCTTCTGCGGATTCCTCTGGGGACTGGGCATTGTGATCCCCGGCATGACCACGGCCTCCATCCTGATGTCCCTGGGGCTCTACCAGCATCTGACAGAGGGTATCTCCAATCTGGACATCGTGGTGATGACCGCCTGGATTCCGGGATTGGTGGTGACGGTGGCGCTGCTGTCCAGGCTGATGAGCTATCTGTTCCGCGCCCATTACTCGGTGGCGTTTCATGGGGTGGTGGGGATCGTCATTGCCTCCACAGTCATGATCATCCCCACGGCCTATACAGGCGCCGGAGAGGCCCTTGGGGCGGCGGTGTGCTTTTTCGGCGGGTTTGCCATCGCATTTTTACTGGATCAGATCGAATAG